Part of the Nerophis ophidion isolate RoL-2023_Sa linkage group LG11, RoL_Noph_v1.0, whole genome shotgun sequence genome is shown below.
gatccaacacaaccgtgagagtccagtccaaagtggatccaacacagtagcgagagtcccgtccatagtggagccaacgggaaaccatcccaagccgaggcggatcaacagcgcagagatgtccccagtcgatacacaggcaagcggtccatcctgggtcccgactctggacgagcggtccatcctgggtcctgactctggacagccagtacttcttccatggccaccgttccggacccactccacaagggagggtgggacagaggagaaaaagaaaagaaacggcagatcaactggtctaaaaagggagtctatttaaaagctagagtatacaaatgagttttaaggtgagacttaaatgcttctactgaggtggcatctggaactgttaccgggagggcattccagagtactggagcccgaacggaaaacactctttagcccgcagactttttttggggctctgggaatcactaattacTGTTAGAACATCATGAAAAAGTATATTAAGCCTATCATTTGTTGAGTTTATGCTTAGTTGTTTTTACTAAAACACATGTCCAATGAATTTGGACTGACCCTGCAGGATATGTCCAGCCTGATGCACACCATCTATGATGTAGTGGACGCCTCTGTCAATCATTCCTGCAATAACAAAAGCAAGACGCTACGTGTCAAGCTGACTGTCACACCGGAGCCTCGGTGCCATAAAAAAGAAACAGGCACGGGTAAGTTAATTACATCTTGTCagtcttttatttaaaaataaatgtgttccTTCCTGTTCTCTTTACCTCATAAATACAATATAATGGGACTGTCACTGAATGTAGCTTGTCATTACAGCAGTTAACTTGCTTCTTaacacactctcatacacacctgGTCTACCAGAGAATTAGAAGACGTAGCAGGAAGAATCACAGTTGCCGACTTTGCGACTTTGTCGCTATACTCTTTCAGGAAAAGCAACTTGCGACAAATCTAGCGACTGTCCTTGTCTTTTTAAAGACTCTTGACATGAAAGCATGTAACTTCCTGATGAACGTTTTTCTGCTGTGACCCTCTGCCCCATCTACAAGTACTCACAGGCAGCTAAATCTTGTTTCTGACatctatacaaaaaaaaaaatgacaaaagtttGTTTGTAtcccaaaacatttgttttgcttttcacTTACTTTTTGTCTCTGTTTTCACACTTGTATCATTGTAGTGTACTGATACTGGTACCGATTTATTGATATGTGAACAGTATTAGCTGCTTCTTCTCTTCAGTCTCATCTGTTTAACTTTGCTTCTTCAGATCGCTGTCACCAAGAATCTGACAAACGCATGTCCACCTACATCAGGTCAGTCCCTCGATAATTTGCACGTGGAAATAAGAGACACTCTCATTGGTCCGTCCTTTTTATTTCAAACAGCAAGGGACAAAACAATGAAGCACCAACCACTGAGGGCCAGCATTACTGTGTCGATGAGAACACAGAGAGGAGGAATCACTACCTGGACCTGGCTGGTATCGAGAACTATACCTCCAGGTTTGAGGGTAAGCTAACTTTTTTCATAGAGTATAACAAACTAAGCTCTTAGAGTACAGCCGTGTCCAATTAGTTCCTTTGTTCCACTCCAGTCCTATAGGTGGCTGTACTGGGTGCTAAATGCTACATTCAAAGGTCCAAATAATAATCActaactataaaattgtgtgtacttttactactactactactactaagacTGTTTGTACAATTGATAACAATTGCAAAGGTGGTGCAGAACGCCCCATTTAAATGAGGATTATGCATGTAAACaggctgtcaccatggaggcactcatttccctccacatttaaGCATCATAAGGTCTAACTGTAAGGTTttgtcatgttgttgacatgcagcacacaTAAATGACCTCTTCTGGGCTATATTGAAGCGTGgtctagaccagtgtttcttaaccatagagcTGTAGCCCATTGTTGGGCCATGAGTTGTAATAAATATCTGTAGGCTGCCTTTACCTAAAGGGGCACCCCCCAAACCTCAACAACCAGCCTCAAAAACACatacattgtattttattttaacaatgcaaaaatataatcaattaaaaaaataattgtgtctATCTCCTCTGCGACAAGCACATGCACGTGTGTGCTAGTGTAACAGAAGCCGGTCAACTTCAAGAACAGTGCCAACGATCTGAGAGAGTTCCTGAATTTTTAGCTCAGCAGTCAGCACGCTGGCCTCTCACACTGGGTTTGTCCCCGTTTGAAGCAGTAGGAAAAAACAATGccacggagagagagagagagagagagagagagagagagagagagagagagagagtacgcAATCGCTTCACAAAGTTGAGCTGTCTGTGATTGACAGCTGTAAACAGCAATCATTGCATTCCACCCTCAAAATGGGGGGCCTTTGATTGAGTGACAGACTTTGGGCTTCAGACCAAGTTAGCCTTTGCATGACTGCAGAggcactcagttgtaatacatttttccaccacttATAGCACTAATGACAATGAcatgtcaaacaaacagaagaagtttgACGCTAAAGTCactttcttaagcgcaaaaattacgaCTAAGGTTATAAAGCTTTGttaatttgcactttaatttattgacagtttagttaaaaaaCACATACATTACTATTTTTGctgatttattttagcacaacataattctAAGTAAATTTAATTTTGTAAGTTTTTCATGAGTTCCTTCTTAGGCAGTATATTTTCTTAgtgcttatttttctaatcaggctGACCGAAgcctaaaatatatacatttgttcGATTAATGATAATCTTTGGGatcaacacatggtttcatatcatttggcaAGGTTCAGCcttttaaactgtaagtaggtgagATATCATTATTGCatacaattaaaatcaagagtaaggttACTAGTTTAGTGTTAATACTTGAGTGGGCCCCGGGCTCCTCTGTCGTGAAAAAGTTGGGCCTTGAGATTAAAAAGGTTAAGACACCCTGATGGAGACAACAGAACCTACTTTTAAGACGCTGGAGGTGCACTCTGTGAGGTTATGCTGTGTTGTGACGGTGTGGAATCATTCtgatgcaagaaaatgcatattacaAGAAGAGTTTACGTATTGTGATAAGTCTCTTAAATAACAAAACCAACACCATAAAAAAACCTGCCAGCAAACACCAAAACGAATCAATTATCTTAAGTCATCGAGCAGCTAATAAATGATTTTGCTGAACAGACGATATGTCTAATTATTTTGTTTCTGaaagtccaaatatgttgacagaCAGAACATTCCCTCCGTCTCAATCGGCCGAGTGCTCCCATCTATTTCTGCATAACTTTGCCAGTTTACACAAACATTTCAAACAAGCTAAGTTAAAATGCAAGAAACAGTTTTAGTCTTAACAAATCACACTGCGagcatctatctatatatgtatacatatatatgtgtgtgtgggtatacatatatatatatatatatatatatatatatatacatatacatatatattacggctgcgaatctttgggtgtcacacgattcgattcaatatcggatcttggggtcgcaattcgattatatatcgatttattcaattcaacgcgattctcgattaaaaaaatatatttttccgaaTGAAAAcggttctgtattcattcaatacatagaatttcagcaggacctaccccagtctgctgacatgctagcagagtagtagatttttttttaaaaagcttttataattataaaggacaatgttttatcaactgattgcaatgatgtaaatttgttttaactacaaaccccgtttccaaatgagttgggaaattgtgttaaatgtaaatatgatcagaatacaatgattttcaaattcttttcaacccatattcaattgaatgccctacaaagacaagatatttgatgttcaaactcataaacttttttttttttttttacaaataataataaattagaattttatggctgcaacacgtgccaaagtagttgggaaagggcatgttcatcactgtgttacatcaccttttcttttaacaacactcaataaacgtttgggaactgaggaaactaattgttgaagctttgaaagtggaattctttgccattcttgttttatgtagagcttcagtcgttcaacagtccgggatctccgctgtcgtattttacgcttcataatgcgccacacattttcgaagggagaagtgtctggactgcaggcgggccaggaaagtacccacactctttttttactaagccacgctgttgtaacacttgtcttgctgaaataagcaggcgtccatgataacgttgcttggatgacaacataaatggtaaatggtaaatgggttgtacttgtatagcgcttttctatccctttttaaggagcccaaagcgctttgaaggTATtttcacattcgcccattcacacacacattcacacactgacatatgttgctccaaaacctgtatggatctttcagcattaatggtgccttcacagatgtataagttacccatgccttgggcactaatacacccctataccatcgcttttgtactttgcgcctataacaatccgaatggttatttttcctctttgttctggaggacaccacgtcttctgtttccaaataaaatttgaaatgtggactcgtcagaccacagaacacctttccactttgcatcagtccatcttagatgagctcgggcccaccgaagccaggatattgttgataaatgggtttggctttgcatagtagagttttaacttgcacttacagatgtagcaaccaactgtagttactgacagtggttttatgaagtgttcctgagcccatgtggtgatatcctttacacactgatgtcgttttttgatgcagtaccgcctgagggatcaaaagaccgtaatatcatcgcttacgtgcagtgatttctccagattctctgaactttttgaggattttacggaccgtagatggtaaaatccctaaattccttgcaatagcttgttgagaaatgttgttctaaaactttttgacaatttgcttacaaagtggtgaccctcgccccatccttgtttgtgaattacttagcatttcatggaagctgcttttgtccccaatcatgacacccaactgttcccaattagcctgcacacctgtggcatgttccatataagtgtttgatgagcattcctcaactttatcagtatttattgccacctttcccaacttctttgtcatgtgttgctggcatcaaattctaaagttaatgattatttgcacacaaaaaaaaacgtttatcagtttgaacatcaaatatgttgtctttgtagcatattcaactgaatatgggttgaaaatgatttgcaaataattgtattccgtttatatttacatctaacacaatttcccaactcatatggtttgtattaaacgaaccaaaaatataacttattttatctttgtgaaaacattggacacagtgtgttgtcaagcttatgagatgcaagtgtaagccactgtgacactattgttcttttttttatttttataaatgtctaatgataatgtcaatgagggatttttaatcactgctatgctgaaattataactaatattgatacttttgttgatgatattcatttttgcttcactacttttggtttgttctgtgtcgtgtttgtgtctcctctcagttgctctgtttattgcagttgtgagtgttgctgggtcaggtttagttttggaattggattgcattgttatggtattgctgtgtattggtttgttggattgattaaaaaaaataaaaaataaaataaaaagattgatttaaaaaaaaaaaagagaatcgattttgaatggcacagcgtgagaatcgcgattcgtatttgaatcgatttttccccgcacccctaatatatatacatatatatatatatatatatatatatacatatatatatatatatatatatatatatatatatatatatatatatatatatatatatataatatatatatatatatatatatatatatatatatatatatatatatatatatatacatatatatatatatatatatatatatatatatatatatatatatatatatatatatacatacatatatatatatgtgtgtgtgtgtattttacctctgttttaaatgttattttttagtctgtcctttgcctgtatttctttgtggtgtacagccctttggtatggtatggtatttaAGAGACACAATGCTCTGCGCATGAGTTCAGCAGATTTTTAATGCcttatcaagtttgcatgtgttttaatacATGTCTTTCAGGAACAACAAGCCCCACGTTCCCTCCCCAGGAAAGCCACGTTCGAAGCTCCCAGAGCCAGAGTCGCTCTCGGTCCCACGAGCCGGAAGCCCCGATCGTTCACCAGCGGCGCTCTCAGGTCATCAGCGACAGTTACAACCCGGCAGAGTTTCGGGGCAAAGGAGCACAGTTCCTGAAGTCACCCAAGGGCACCAACAGAGGAGGGAACAGCGGCGGCAAATCCACTAAATGTCACGGCCACAACCCTCCTCTGCACAGTGGCAGCGCCGCCGCCCACGGGGGCCAGGATGTGTACCACTTACCACACCAGGGCCACCACCAGCACCCGCTACAGTACAGTCACAGCAAACGCATGAGGGCCAAAGCTAGAGAGGCCCTGTCTCCCAGCAAAACGCCTCTCTCCCCGCATCCTCACCCccaacagcagcagcagccagGCCTGGAGAGGGAGCAGGTGTCCGCCCCTCCTGGGAGCCCAGGCTTTGTGGTTCCTGTGGTGCAGCGCCATgagcaccaccaccaccatgaacaccaccatcaccaccactacCACCATTACCACCAGACATGACCGCCAACGCTCACGTGGAGCGATCAGGACCAAGCACAACTCCTAGTCGCGGATCTTTTGTTCTCTCACAATCTATACAGAAATATCCTGACTTTTATAGAGGAGTTTTGTATCGTGACGCTCTGCCATCGTGGACTTGAAGTTATTGTCAACACCAATGATGTGTGGCGtcgtttacatttttttgtttgtcaaATCTTTGCTGGGACTGCTGCCCCCATTTTTCAGAAACAGGGACAACACAACAGATGCTGTTGCTGCGCCCTGGAAGCTATTTGTCACATGGATCTCAGGTGTAAATGTGCTGCTTTATCACAGAGGCCTCTTTGTCTGTAGGGGGTTATATTTTTGAATATACGGGGTAAGGAGAGAGGGAGGATAATGAAATCACCACTGCCAGTTTTTATGCAAAAATATCCtgctatatgtataaaaatatatataaatataaacacattttACTGTATTATTATAATACTGTATATGTCATCATGAATATAATAATGCATATATGTATTTTGTCttttatatattataataaacaTTATAGAGTTCACGCTTGGTGCTTTGTTTACGTTGTGCAGTAATTACAAATCTATGGGTTCTACTTAAAATGCTTAGATAACACATCAGATGCCTCCCAAGAACCCTTACTTCCACAATGGCGAAGAAAATGGATATCGTCAACGCCCTAAAACCCTACAATTGCATATTTAGGTTCTCAAAAACCCTGAAAAAGAATTCTCACTGTTTTAACAATTTTATGCACAGAGGTTAACTGCAGTTCAGTTATTAAAAAGCTGTTATTTTTCAGTATGCATAATATGCCAAATTGAACATTACAGAGTCGCTATTGGGTCTTGCCATACACTGCCACCTATTGGTCAGTTGTTGTATGTGCATAAAACAGGATGGCTGACAGATGTGCAAAAGTGAAGAGCAGGGTAGGAATATGTGTCCATTCCTTTTATTATAGGAGATCCTTAAGGGTAGAAGTATGAGGATATCAAGCAACAACTAAGGATTAATGAGTATAACAAACAGATGTTGTGATTTGAGGAAATGTAtcattaatatccatccatcaatgtttTCCACAAAATAGGAAGGACATCATTCATcatgtttggatttttttccaaTACTTCAACAATAGCTTTTAGACTACAATCCAACAAATGTATATTACT
Proteins encoded:
- the nkd2b gene encoding protein naked cuticle homolog 2-like isoform X2, which translates into the protein MGKLQSKHACKRRENPEGDSFVVNAFLRRGLDECERYGGMDYKMKNMQEFPHGHSKEGADRHCPLEVALPPEKAEGCQNYLQYLHAQDREREIKVSGKKRISLDDMSSLMHTIYDVVDASVNHSCNNKSKTLRVKLTVTPEPRCHKKETGTDRCHQESDKRMSTYISKGQNNEAPTTEGQHYCVDENTERRNHYLDLAGIENYTSRFEGTTSPTFPPQESHVRSSQSQSRSRSHEPEAPIVHQRRSQVISDSYNPAEFRGKGAQFLKSPKGTNRGGNSGGKSTKCHGHNPPLHSGSAAAHGGQDVYHLPHQGHHQHPLQYSHSKRMRAKAREALSPSKTPLSPHPHPQQQQQPGLEREQVSAPPGSPGFVVPVVQRHEHHHHHEHHHHHHYHHYHQT
- the nkd2b gene encoding protein naked cuticle homolog 2-like isoform X1; this encodes MGKLQSKHACKRRENPEGDSFVVNAFLRRGLDECERYGGMDYKMKNMQEFPHGHSKEGADRHCPLEVALPPEKAEGCQNYLQYLHAQDREREIKVSGKKRISLDDLECDVSVEDDNRQEWIFTLYDFDNSGKVTKEDMSSLMHTIYDVVDASVNHSCNNKSKTLRVKLTVTPEPRCHKKETGTDRCHQESDKRMSTYISKGQNNEAPTTEGQHYCVDENTERRNHYLDLAGIENYTSRFEGTTSPTFPPQESHVRSSQSQSRSRSHEPEAPIVHQRRSQVISDSYNPAEFRGKGAQFLKSPKGTNRGGNSGGKSTKCHGHNPPLHSGSAAAHGGQDVYHLPHQGHHQHPLQYSHSKRMRAKAREALSPSKTPLSPHPHPQQQQQPGLEREQVSAPPGSPGFVVPVVQRHEHHHHHEHHHHHHYHHYHQT